In Callospermophilus lateralis isolate mCalLat2 chromosome 18, mCalLat2.hap1, whole genome shotgun sequence, one DNA window encodes the following:
- the Mlkl gene encoding mixed lineage kinase domain-like protein isoform X2 produces the protein MDKLAQIISLGQFIYKQCEEMKYCQKQCLRLGSRVHSLLQPLKMLQDQGERKLSAEIMAALNHFEAALEEAKRQIEKFSSKSNIWKFLKAGGNKILFREVNEQLRDVCEELSLLLQADQLIFRVSQGASWAQEDQQDAEEDKQVFQSLPQRMENENIKASLKRLEINMKEIKETLRQLLGSDSSKAMQKIPQDQVKEIKKEQLLGSPWILLREDEFSTLYKGEYHKSPVAIKVFNKPQARSIGTVRHTFNNEIRTMKKFDSPNILRIFGICIDETVSPPQFSIVTEYCELGTLRELLDKEKDLTFGVRIFLVLGAAKGLYRLHHSEAPELHRNISSSSFLVTEGYQVKLAGFELSKTQTSISRETKGNRAERVNSTAYVSPQGLENVFHKYDIKAEIYSFGIVLWEIATGKIPFEGYNSKTIHQQVVVDRQQEPLGEDCPLELQEIIDECRAYEPSKRPSVNGILEKLSTFT, from the exons ATGGATAAACTGGCGCAGATCATCTCCTTAGGCCAGTTCATCTACAAACAGTGTGAAGAGATGAAATACTGCCAGAAACAGTGCCTGCGTCTAGGGAGCCGTGTCCACAGCCTGCTGCAGCCTCTGAAGATGCTCCAGGACCAAGGAGAGAGGAAACTGTCTGCTGAGATAATGGCCGCCCTGAACCATTTCGAAGCTGCCCTGGAGGAAGCTAAGAGGCAGATAGAAAAGTTCAGCAGTAAATCTAATATCTGGAAGTTTCTAAAGGCAGGTGGTAACAAGATactcttcagggaagtgaatgaacaGCTGAGAGACGTCTGCGAGGAGCTCTCCCTGCTACTTCAGGCTGATCAGCTTATTTTCAGGGTCAGCCAAGGAGCATCCTGGGCACAGGAAGATCAGCAGGATGCAGAGGAAGACAAACAAGTCTTCCAAAGCTTACCCCAAAGAATGG aaaatgaaaacattaaagCTTCACTGAAGAGGTTGGAAATCAACATGAAAGAAATCAAGGAAACCTTACGGCAgt TGCTGGGCTCAGACTCATCAAAAGCCATGCAGAAGATCCCACAGGACCAAGTCAAGGAGATTAAGAAGGAACAGCTTTTAGGATCCCCATGGATCCTGCTGAGGGAAGACGAATTCAGCACACTCTATAAAGGAGAGTACCATAAATCTCCAGTGGCCATAAAAGTATTCAACAAACCCCAGGCCAGAAGCATTGG AACAGTGAGGCATACCTTCAATAATGAGATCAGAACAATGAAGAAATTTGATTCCCCCAACATCCTGCGTATATTTGGGATTTGCATTGATGAAACAG TGAGTCCACCTCAATTCTCCATCGTCACGGAGTACTGTGAACTAGGGACCCTGAGGGAGCTGTTGGATAAGGAGAAGGACCTCACCTTTGGTGTACGCATCTTCCTAGTCCTGGGGGCAGCCAAAGGCTTGTACAG GCTACACCATTCAGAAGCACCTGAACTCCATAGAAATATCAGCAGCTCGAGTTTCCTGGTAACTGAGGGCTACCAAGTGAAG CTTGCAGGATTTGAATTGAGTAAAACACAGACTTCCATCAGTCGGGAAACTAAagggaatagagcagagagagtCAATTCTACAGCTTATGTCTCACCTCAGGGACTGGAAAATGTGTTCCATAAATATGACATCAAAGCTGAAATATACAG CTTTGGAATCGTCCTCTGGGAAATTGCCACGGGGAAGATCCCATTTGAAG GCTACAACTCTAAGACGATTCACCAGCAGGTGGTTGTGGACCGGCAGCAGGAGCCACTGGGTGAAGACTGCCCTTTAGAGCTGCAGGAGATCATTGATGAGTGCAGGGCCTATGAGCCTTCCAAGCGGCCCTCTGTTAATG GAATCTTAGAGAAACTATCTACCTTTACTTAG
- the Mlkl gene encoding mixed lineage kinase domain-like protein isoform X1: MLLHLPLSYSCCHISNKMIFPLTSAEAKRQQYGMDKLAQIISLGQFIYKQCEEMKYCQKQCLRLGSRVHSLLQPLKMLQDQGERKLSAEIMAALNHFEAALEEAKRQIEKFSSKSNIWKFLKAGGNKILFREVNEQLRDVCEELSLLLQADQLIFRVSQGASWAQEDQQDAEEDKQVFQSLPQRMENENIKASLKRLEINMKEIKETLRQLLGSDSSKAMQKIPQDQVKEIKKEQLLGSPWILLREDEFSTLYKGEYHKSPVAIKVFNKPQARSIGTVRHTFNNEIRTMKKFDSPNILRIFGICIDETVSPPQFSIVTEYCELGTLRELLDKEKDLTFGVRIFLVLGAAKGLYRLHHSEAPELHRNISSSSFLVTEGYQVKLAGFELSKTQTSISRETKGNRAERVNSTAYVSPQGLENVFHKYDIKAEIYSFGIVLWEIATGKIPFEGYNSKTIHQQVVVDRQQEPLGEDCPLELQEIIDECRAYEPSKRPSVNGILEKLSTFT, encoded by the exons GTATGGATAAACTGGCGCAGATCATCTCCTTAGGCCAGTTCATCTACAAACAGTGTGAAGAGATGAAATACTGCCAGAAACAGTGCCTGCGTCTAGGGAGCCGTGTCCACAGCCTGCTGCAGCCTCTGAAGATGCTCCAGGACCAAGGAGAGAGGAAACTGTCTGCTGAGATAATGGCCGCCCTGAACCATTTCGAAGCTGCCCTGGAGGAAGCTAAGAGGCAGATAGAAAAGTTCAGCAGTAAATCTAATATCTGGAAGTTTCTAAAGGCAGGTGGTAACAAGATactcttcagggaagtgaatgaacaGCTGAGAGACGTCTGCGAGGAGCTCTCCCTGCTACTTCAGGCTGATCAGCTTATTTTCAGGGTCAGCCAAGGAGCATCCTGGGCACAGGAAGATCAGCAGGATGCAGAGGAAGACAAACAAGTCTTCCAAAGCTTACCCCAAAGAATGG aaaatgaaaacattaaagCTTCACTGAAGAGGTTGGAAATCAACATGAAAGAAATCAAGGAAACCTTACGGCAgt TGCTGGGCTCAGACTCATCAAAAGCCATGCAGAAGATCCCACAGGACCAAGTCAAGGAGATTAAGAAGGAACAGCTTTTAGGATCCCCATGGATCCTGCTGAGGGAAGACGAATTCAGCACACTCTATAAAGGAGAGTACCATAAATCTCCAGTGGCCATAAAAGTATTCAACAAACCCCAGGCCAGAAGCATTGG AACAGTGAGGCATACCTTCAATAATGAGATCAGAACAATGAAGAAATTTGATTCCCCCAACATCCTGCGTATATTTGGGATTTGCATTGATGAAACAG TGAGTCCACCTCAATTCTCCATCGTCACGGAGTACTGTGAACTAGGGACCCTGAGGGAGCTGTTGGATAAGGAGAAGGACCTCACCTTTGGTGTACGCATCTTCCTAGTCCTGGGGGCAGCCAAAGGCTTGTACAG GCTACACCATTCAGAAGCACCTGAACTCCATAGAAATATCAGCAGCTCGAGTTTCCTGGTAACTGAGGGCTACCAAGTGAAG CTTGCAGGATTTGAATTGAGTAAAACACAGACTTCCATCAGTCGGGAAACTAAagggaatagagcagagagagtCAATTCTACAGCTTATGTCTCACCTCAGGGACTGGAAAATGTGTTCCATAAATATGACATCAAAGCTGAAATATACAG CTTTGGAATCGTCCTCTGGGAAATTGCCACGGGGAAGATCCCATTTGAAG GCTACAACTCTAAGACGATTCACCAGCAGGTGGTTGTGGACCGGCAGCAGGAGCCACTGGGTGAAGACTGCCCTTTAGAGCTGCAGGAGATCATTGATGAGTGCAGGGCCTATGAGCCTTCCAAGCGGCCCTCTGTTAATG GAATCTTAGAGAAACTATCTACCTTTACTTAG